From one Brevundimonas sp. PAMC22021 genomic stretch:
- a CDS encoding autotransporter assembly complex family protein yields the protein MTSRPKLFLAALALGSACGAAAHADPRAQIRGEIDGDLRRQLEQAVGEVDGAPSSRFEARRRARAAMGSAEALLRSEGYYQPVLEDIVEGEETPVAIVQVTPGRRFVLTPPTVQWAAPAPDETSAATAIEAIDLEAGAPGRAVDVIAGEGRVVASLTRQGYADAAANPRRVVVDHAAWTVAPEYRIASGELVRLNGVRLETEGRTNPAWVAGLAPWDEGDRYDPEDVAELERRLLETGVYDGVGVALAPQAQNTEAGLRPVIVSLQDRPRRILEAGASYSTAEGSGVDLIWTHYNRFGRADTLRYQARLASIDSRIGVDLSLPHWRRPGRTLAMQAAVVNEDTDAYVRQALVLSADLRQRIGRTSYFSYGIGVDAGHYNENRFDYAFDPPQPVDFDRDLAIVTLRGSAYMDRSDDPLDPRSGYRLTASVQPTAVAGDDTVLFLRNDFVATGYLPVTDGGRTVLAGRIRIGSILGGEELTVPADRLFYSGGGGSVRGYEYQGVGPRLPDNTPRGGLSLFETALEVRRDIGESFQAVAFIDAGAVGFQETPNFSNMRYGAGLGVRYKLPFGPIRADIAVPLDAQVGDAAFQLYISIGQAF from the coding sequence TTGACGTCCAGGCCGAAGCTCTTTCTTGCCGCGCTTGCGCTCGGCTCCGCCTGCGGGGCCGCCGCCCACGCCGATCCGCGCGCCCAAATTCGCGGCGAGATCGACGGCGACCTGCGTCGACAGCTGGAGCAGGCGGTCGGGGAAGTCGATGGCGCCCCCTCCAGCCGCTTCGAGGCGCGTCGCAGAGCTCGCGCGGCGATGGGGTCGGCCGAAGCCCTGCTGCGCTCCGAAGGCTACTATCAGCCGGTGCTGGAAGACATCGTCGAGGGCGAGGAGACGCCGGTCGCCATCGTGCAGGTCACGCCCGGCCGCCGCTTCGTCCTGACGCCGCCGACGGTGCAGTGGGCCGCGCCGGCGCCTGACGAGACCAGCGCCGCGACCGCCATCGAGGCCATCGACCTGGAGGCCGGCGCGCCCGGCCGGGCGGTGGACGTGATCGCCGGCGAAGGCCGTGTCGTCGCCTCCCTGACCCGCCAGGGCTATGCCGACGCCGCCGCCAACCCGCGCCGGGTCGTGGTCGATCACGCCGCCTGGACAGTTGCGCCCGAATACCGCATCGCCTCGGGCGAGCTGGTGCGGCTGAACGGCGTCCGGCTGGAAACCGAGGGCCGCACCAACCCGGCCTGGGTGGCGGGCCTTGCGCCATGGGACGAGGGCGACCGCTACGATCCCGAGGACGTGGCCGAGTTGGAGCGGCGCCTGCTGGAGACCGGCGTCTACGACGGCGTCGGCGTGGCGCTGGCGCCCCAGGCCCAGAACACCGAAGCGGGCCTGCGTCCCGTGATCGTCTCGCTCCAGGATCGGCCCCGCCGCATCCTGGAGGCGGGCGCCAGCTATTCCACGGCCGAAGGCTCGGGCGTGGACCTGATCTGGACCCACTACAACCGGTTCGGCCGCGCCGACACCCTGCGCTACCAGGCGCGCCTGGCCAGCATCGACAGCCGCATCGGCGTGGACCTCAGCCTGCCGCACTGGCGCCGGCCCGGCCGCACGCTGGCGATGCAGGCCGCCGTGGTCAACGAGGATACCGACGCCTACGTCCGCCAGGCCCTGGTGCTGTCGGCCGACCTGCGCCAGCGCATCGGCCGCACCTCCTACTTCAGCTACGGCATCGGCGTGGACGCCGGCCACTATAACGAGAACCGGTTCGACTATGCGTTCGACCCGCCCCAGCCGGTGGACTTCGACCGCGATCTGGCCATCGTCACCCTGCGCGGCTCGGCCTACATGGATCGGTCCGACGATCCGCTAGACCCCAGAAGCGGCTATCGCCTGACCGCCTCGGTCCAGCCCACGGCCGTGGCCGGCGACGACACCGTGCTGTTCCTGCGCAACGACTTCGTGGCGACCGGCTATCTGCCGGTCACCGACGGCGGCCGCACCGTGCTGGCCGGCCGCATCCGCATCGGCTCTATCCTCGGCGGCGAGGAGCTGACGGTGCCGGCCGACCGGCTGTTCTATTCGGGCGGCGGCGGTTCGGTGCGCGGCTATGAATATCAGGGCGTCGGTCCGCGCCTGCCCGACAACACCCCGCGCGGCGGCCTGTCGCTGTTCGAAACCGCGCTGGAGGTGCGTCGCGACATCGGCGAGAGCTTCCAGGCCGTGGCCTTTATCGACGCGGGCGCGGTCGGCTTTCAGGAAACGCCGAACTTCTCCAACATGCGCTACGGCGCGGGTCTGGGCGTGCGCTACAAGCTGCCGTTCGGCCCCATCCGCGCCGACATCGCCGTGCCGCTCGACGCCCAGGTCGGCGACGCCGCCTTTCAACTCTACATCAGCATCGGCCAGGCCTTTTGA